From the genome of Moritella sp. F3, one region includes:
- a CDS encoding LytTR family DNA-binding domain-containing protein, giving the protein MLKALIVEDEYLAREELTYLIESHSNIEIIATFDDGLEAFKYLQTHKVDIAFLDINVPSIDGMLLARNIHQFSEKPHIVFTTAYKEFAVDAFELEAFDYLLKPLNEKRIIGLLAKLEATQACLAQPEEVRAKTINLIKDNRIFVTAIDDIYYAMANEKVTSVFTKDDAFIVPFTMSELINRLPEQHFFRCHRSYCVNIAKIQEIIPWVNCTYQLKVHDIGSEIPVSRSNIKAFRELMQL; this is encoded by the coding sequence ATGTTGAAAGCCCTGATCGTAGAAGATGAATATTTAGCAAGGGAAGAGCTGACATATTTAATTGAAAGTCATAGTAATATCGAGATCATCGCGACCTTTGATGATGGTTTAGAAGCCTTTAAATATCTGCAAACTCATAAGGTTGATATTGCATTTTTAGACATTAATGTACCGTCAATTGATGGTATGTTGTTGGCGCGTAATATTCATCAGTTTTCTGAAAAACCGCATATCGTGTTTACCACGGCATATAAAGAATTTGCGGTGGACGCTTTTGAACTTGAAGCCTTTGATTATTTATTAAAACCACTCAATGAAAAACGGATTATTGGATTATTAGCTAAGTTAGAAGCGACCCAAGCATGCCTGGCTCAGCCAGAAGAAGTCAGGGCTAAAACCATTAACTTGATTAAGGATAACCGCATTTTTGTTACCGCCATTGATGATATTTATTATGCGATGGCGAATGAAAAGGTAACGAGTGTATTTACCAAAGACGATGCTTTTATTGTGCCTTTTACCATGAGTGAATTGATTAACCGCTTACCTGAACAGCATTTCTTTCGCTGTCATCGTTCTTACTGTGTCAACATCGCTAAAATTCAAGAGATTATCCCTTGGGTGAACTGTACCTACCAGCTCAAAGTGCATGATATTGGCAGTGAAATACCGGTAAGTCGCAGCAACATAAAAGCATTTCGTGAATTAATGCAATTGTAA